A stretch of Phytoactinopolyspora mesophila DNA encodes these proteins:
- a CDS encoding epoxide hydrolase family protein — MDTSIKPFRINVPQADLNDLAMRLKNTRWPDEPSGIDWSFGIPVGYLRELADYWRTRYDWRAHEARLNTFAQFTTEIDGHDVHFVHVRSPEPGALPLVLTHGWPGSIVEFIDLIGPLADPRAHGGDPADAFHVVVPSPPGFTLSGPTRELGWSVARVARAWAELMRRLGYDRYVAHGGDFGSLVSRELGLVDSEHLAALHLTSVFSASATPENADFSVEAEKISVEKGYRYEYELGGYASIQGTKPQLMAYGLTDSPVAQLAWIADGFKAWTDSTDVPEDAVDRDAMLTNVMLYWLTGTAGSSARYYKEGVETWGEPEPESSVPTAVAVFPHDIALPIRRLAERNNAIVRWTEFDRGGHFAGMEEPDLLLEDLRESFRAYR, encoded by the coding sequence ATGGATACCTCGATCAAGCCCTTCCGCATCAACGTTCCGCAGGCTGATTTGAACGACCTCGCCATGCGCCTGAAGAACACCCGCTGGCCCGACGAACCGTCCGGCATCGACTGGAGTTTCGGCATTCCCGTCGGCTACCTGCGGGAACTCGCCGACTACTGGCGAACCCGCTACGACTGGCGGGCCCACGAAGCGCGGCTGAACACCTTTGCGCAATTCACCACTGAGATCGACGGACATGATGTGCATTTCGTGCACGTCCGCTCGCCTGAGCCCGGTGCGCTGCCACTGGTGTTGACTCACGGATGGCCCGGATCGATCGTGGAGTTCATCGATCTGATCGGCCCATTAGCTGATCCACGCGCCCACGGCGGCGACCCGGCGGACGCCTTCCACGTAGTAGTGCCCTCTCCACCGGGCTTCACGCTGTCCGGGCCCACCCGTGAGCTGGGCTGGTCGGTGGCCAGGGTTGCGCGGGCGTGGGCGGAGCTGATGCGCCGCCTGGGCTACGACAGATACGTCGCGCACGGCGGTGATTTCGGTTCGCTGGTCTCTCGAGAGCTGGGTCTCGTTGATTCCGAACATCTCGCCGCGCTGCACCTCACCTCGGTCTTCTCAGCGAGCGCGACCCCGGAGAACGCTGATTTCTCCGTCGAGGCGGAGAAAATCAGCGTGGAGAAGGGGTACCGATACGAATATGAGCTCGGCGGCTACGCGTCGATCCAGGGAACGAAGCCGCAGCTCATGGCCTATGGGTTGACCGATTCGCCGGTCGCGCAACTGGCTTGGATCGCCGACGGGTTCAAGGCGTGGACGGACTCCACCGATGTGCCCGAAGACGCCGTGGATCGCGACGCGATGCTGACCAACGTGATGTTGTACTGGTTGACCGGCACAGCTGGATCGTCGGCGCGTTATTACAAGGAGGGCGTGGAGACCTGGGGAGAACCCGAGCCGGAGTCCTCGGTGCCGACGGCCGTCGCCGTCTTCCCGCACGACATCGCCCTACCGATCCGCCGGCTGGCCGAGCGGAACAATGCCATCGTGCGGTGGACCGAGTTCGACCGGGGCGGGCATTTCGCGGGCATGGAAGAACCCGATCTGCTCCTTGAGGACCTGCGAGAGTCTTTCCGCGCCTACCGCTAG
- a CDS encoding PPOX class F420-dependent oxidoreductase: protein MTFTAEEIAYLSSQSLARLATVGPGGQPDAVPVAFEYDGSFFWVGGPGPNVTETRKFRNVRAGNHKVALVVDDMVSFEPFITRCIRVFGYAEEPFERVGMVGPGTYIRITPTVSWSWNIAGEPAGETWYEPRKAFHDAPAP, encoded by the coding sequence ATGACGTTCACCGCTGAAGAGATCGCCTACCTGAGCTCACAGTCGCTCGCCCGGCTCGCCACCGTTGGACCGGGCGGGCAGCCGGATGCAGTCCCCGTTGCGTTTGAATACGACGGGTCGTTCTTCTGGGTCGGTGGTCCCGGCCCGAACGTGACCGAAACCCGCAAGTTCCGCAACGTGCGGGCCGGGAACCACAAAGTCGCCCTGGTTGTCGACGACATGGTTTCCTTCGAGCCCTTCATCACGCGCTGCATCCGGGTCTTCGGGTACGCCGAGGAACCATTCGAACGAGTCGGCATGGTGGGCCCAGGAACCTACATCCGCATCACGCCAACCGTCTCGTGGAGCTGGAACATCGCCGGCGAGCCCGCTGGCGAGACCTGGTACGAGCCGAGGAAAGCGTTCCACGACGCCCCTGCCCCATGA
- a CDS encoding alanyl-tRNA editing protein: MRHDHHGRTHRLELGDQTLREWDCTVLASDPEDGIVLDRSAFYPGGGGQPPDHGVLLWGGVQTRIVGVRARDDLWLIPEPDDPLPPVGAQVQGAIDDERRSMLMRTHSGLHVLCGVMFRDFGVPVTGGNMEPGEARLDFDFPEVPAGFKESLTEALNAEVVADRAIQVKVLPREEAYQLGPIIRTATDLLPPELEVVRLIDITGLDLQADGGTHVASTRQIGRIEVKKVENKGRGFRRVRIRLPE, from the coding sequence GTGCGGCATGATCACCATGGCCGGACGCACCGGCTAGAACTTGGCGACCAGACACTTCGCGAATGGGATTGCACGGTTCTCGCCAGCGATCCCGAAGACGGCATAGTGCTCGACCGCTCCGCCTTCTACCCGGGCGGCGGTGGGCAACCGCCCGACCACGGCGTGCTGCTGTGGGGTGGCGTTCAGACACGGATCGTGGGGGTGCGGGCGCGGGACGATCTCTGGCTCATTCCCGAGCCCGACGATCCGTTGCCGCCTGTTGGTGCCCAGGTCCAGGGGGCTATCGACGACGAGCGCCGCAGCATGCTCATGCGCACACATTCCGGCCTGCACGTGCTGTGCGGCGTGATGTTCCGTGACTTCGGCGTGCCGGTCACCGGCGGCAACATGGAACCGGGCGAGGCACGGCTCGACTTCGACTTCCCCGAGGTTCCGGCCGGGTTCAAGGAGTCGTTGACGGAGGCGCTGAACGCCGAGGTGGTTGCGGACCGCGCCATCCAGGTGAAGGTGTTGCCCCGTGAAGAGGCTTACCAGCTCGGCCCGATCATCCGGACCGCGACGGATCTGCTTCCGCCGGAGCTCGAGGTGGTGCGGCTGATCGACATCACCGGCCTGGACCTGCAGGCCGACGGCGGTACCCACGTCGCCTCCACGCGGCAGATCGGCCGGATCGAGGTCAAGAAGGTGGAGAACAAGGGACGCGGCTTCCGGAGAGTGCGGATCAGACTGCCGGAGTAG
- a CDS encoding DUF1949 domain-containing protein, protein MRAYSDAVAAALDDVGTRERRLMRRLRVHVDHSTAGRLDGAIRNAGIAVHDVAFGPDEAVLRIAVPVDAVERTVADLASWSQGAARHVAGEIEWTDV, encoded by the coding sequence GTGCGCGCGTATTCCGATGCTGTGGCCGCGGCGCTCGACGACGTCGGCACCCGGGAGCGGCGGCTGATGCGCCGCCTACGAGTCCACGTCGACCACTCCACGGCCGGACGGCTCGACGGCGCGATCCGCAATGCCGGGATCGCCGTCCATGATGTCGCCTTCGGGCCGGACGAAGCCGTCCTGCGGATAGCCGTGCCCGTTGATGCCGTCGAACGCACCGTCGCCGATCTGGCGTCATGGAGCCAGGGCGCTGCGCGGCATGTCGCCGGCGAGATCGAGTGGACGGACGTCTAG
- a CDS encoding peptidoglycan DD-metalloendopeptidase family protein has product MRHRITGRFAVVAATALAATILTPVGPAAADEFSVVVEATDSDRFTASENWETSSWSDQRYGDEYYFADPDTSASDAAWYSADIPETGTYRVEVWYPANAGYNNRTPFVVATADGNQTVHVNQRSNGGQWVNLGVFQLASGNDDVVAVSRWTTGDGYVIADAIRISEAPDGGSDEWSLPVPDDFFPRSEYERTHHTYPAIDLRTPTGTPARAVRAGTVTRIDDGSCGLGMSLAGTDGATYNYCHFSAWSVPSGTTVVPGQQIGLTGNTGTSTGPHLHLQIRTPDGALRCPQNLLLAIYDGVTPPAANTLPTSGCTH; this is encoded by the coding sequence ATGAGACACCGCATCACGGGCCGGTTCGCGGTCGTGGCCGCGACCGCGCTCGCCGCGACCATCCTGACGCCGGTCGGGCCCGCCGCGGCAGACGAGTTCAGTGTCGTCGTCGAGGCCACGGACTCCGATCGGTTCACCGCGAGTGAGAACTGGGAAACCTCGTCGTGGTCCGATCAGCGTTACGGCGACGAGTATTACTTCGCCGACCCCGACACCAGCGCCAGCGACGCGGCCTGGTACTCGGCCGACATCCCCGAGACCGGCACGTATCGCGTCGAGGTCTGGTACCCGGCCAACGCCGGATACAACAACCGGACACCGTTCGTTGTCGCGACCGCTGACGGCAACCAGACCGTGCACGTCAACCAGCGCAGCAATGGCGGACAGTGGGTGAACCTGGGCGTCTTCCAGCTCGCCTCTGGCAATGACGACGTGGTGGCGGTGAGCCGTTGGACCACGGGAGACGGGTACGTGATCGCCGACGCGATCCGGATCAGCGAAGCGCCCGACGGTGGCAGTGACGAGTGGTCTTTGCCAGTACCGGACGACTTCTTCCCCCGCTCGGAGTACGAGCGGACCCACCACACCTACCCGGCCATCGATCTGCGGACCCCGACCGGCACGCCTGCCCGTGCGGTTCGCGCAGGCACCGTCACCAGGATCGACGACGGCAGCTGCGGGCTGGGCATGAGCCTGGCCGGCACCGACGGCGCCACGTATAACTACTGCCATTTCTCGGCGTGGTCGGTCCCGAGCGGGACCACCGTCGTGCCTGGCCAGCAGATCGGTCTGACGGGCAACACCGGGACGTCCACCGGACCGCACCTGCACCTGCAGATCCGCACACCTGACGGCGCGCTCCGGTGCCCGCAGAATCTACTCCTCGCGATCTACGACGGCGTTACCCCGCCGGCGGCGAACACCTTGCCCACCAGCGGCTGCACACACTGA
- a CDS encoding response regulator, which produces MRVLVVDDEPVLLESLARSLRFEGYEVVTAGNGAEALEQLPAMRPDVLVLDVMMPRLDGIEVCRRIRDAGDRTPVLMLTARDAVRDRVRGLDVGADDYLVKPFAHEELLARLRAMLRRVGSTADERPLVVGDLHMDPKRWHVVRGERQLTLTRTEFGVLELLMRHPGQVLTRAQLYENVWGANLDGSTNSVDVYVGYLRKKLEANGEPRMLHTVRGVGFVLRPPERET; this is translated from the coding sequence GTGCGAGTCCTCGTGGTGGACGACGAGCCGGTGCTGCTGGAGTCACTGGCTCGATCGTTGCGATTCGAAGGCTACGAGGTAGTCACGGCCGGAAACGGTGCCGAGGCACTGGAGCAGCTGCCCGCCATGCGTCCCGACGTGCTGGTGCTCGACGTGATGATGCCGCGGCTGGACGGCATCGAAGTATGCCGCCGCATCCGTGATGCCGGTGACCGCACCCCCGTATTGATGCTGACCGCCCGGGACGCCGTGCGGGATCGAGTGCGCGGGCTCGACGTGGGCGCCGACGATTATCTGGTGAAACCGTTCGCACACGAGGAGCTGCTGGCCAGGCTGCGAGCCATGCTCCGGCGAGTTGGAAGCACCGCCGACGAACGCCCGCTGGTGGTGGGTGACCTGCACATGGATCCGAAGCGCTGGCACGTGGTGCGCGGCGAGCGTCAGCTCACCCTGACCCGGACGGAATTCGGTGTGCTCGAGCTGCTGATGCGACACCCGGGACAGGTTCTAACCAGGGCGCAACTGTACGAGAACGTGTGGGGGGCGAACCTCGACGGCTCGACGAACTCCGTCGACGTGTACGTCGGATACCTGCGCAAGAAGCTCGAAGCGAACGGCGAGCCACGGATGCTGCACACGGTGCGTGGGGTGGGTTTCGTGCTGCGGCCCCCCGAGCGGGAAACATGA
- a CDS encoding HAMP domain-containing sensor histidine kinase, translating into MTLRTRLVLLASAAVALAVLAASVAAWFLIRGTLMDEVDQRLLERTPSLDRIADGTVRISEEPAAGEIEEIEKVEGGPLMLLQGQPIGVQRVAPDGTVLTAAPPGDLPLDLHPDERGIVDGETGDPLLWTATVDGASYRVMSAPLDDESFLRLVHPLEDVENALTRMAWLLVGVAGVGVAIAGGAGWVIVRAGLRPVDRLTEAAEQVAATNDLAHRIDTVGHKRDEVARLARSVNTMLAALDDARTEQRQLVENAGHELRTPLATLRNDIGVLIRAEQHPERELDAKDRADLLRDLDLEAAALSDMVAELVDLARGEVEPEPLLETDLRALVDRAIARTRRIDPRATIDIRGASFEATVRPAMLERAIANLLRNAVQVSDDAGLVEVNLAECDGWATVRVLDRGPGIAEHDLPRLFERFYRGDSARGRHGSGLGLAIVAQAAEQHGGSADAANRDGGGAVFTLRIPARQG; encoded by the coding sequence ATGACGCTGCGCACCCGCCTGGTGTTGCTGGCCTCCGCCGCTGTGGCTCTCGCGGTCCTGGCCGCGTCGGTGGCTGCGTGGTTCCTCATCCGTGGCACGCTGATGGACGAGGTCGACCAGCGGCTGCTGGAGCGGACACCAAGCCTCGACCGGATAGCTGACGGGACCGTCCGGATCTCGGAAGAGCCAGCTGCTGGGGAGATCGAGGAGATCGAGAAGGTCGAGGGTGGGCCTCTCATGCTGCTTCAGGGCCAGCCCATCGGCGTTCAGCGGGTCGCACCGGACGGCACCGTATTGACCGCGGCGCCGCCAGGGGACCTACCGCTTGACCTCCACCCGGATGAGCGCGGGATCGTCGACGGCGAGACCGGAGACCCGCTGTTGTGGACCGCGACGGTCGACGGCGCGTCATACCGGGTCATGAGCGCGCCGCTCGACGACGAGTCCTTCTTGCGCCTGGTGCATCCGCTCGAGGATGTGGAGAACGCGCTGACCCGGATGGCCTGGCTGCTGGTAGGTGTGGCGGGTGTTGGTGTCGCGATCGCCGGCGGTGCTGGTTGGGTGATCGTACGAGCTGGCCTTCGTCCGGTCGACCGCCTCACCGAGGCGGCGGAACAGGTCGCCGCTACCAACGACCTCGCGCATCGGATCGACACAGTGGGCCACAAGCGAGATGAGGTCGCCCGGCTGGCGCGTTCGGTGAACACCATGCTGGCGGCTTTGGACGATGCCCGGACCGAGCAGCGGCAACTGGTGGAGAACGCCGGACACGAGCTACGGACGCCACTCGCCACGCTACGCAACGACATCGGTGTTCTCATCCGGGCTGAGCAGCATCCCGAGCGTGAGCTCGACGCCAAGGACCGCGCGGACCTGCTACGCGATCTCGATCTCGAAGCGGCGGCGCTCTCCGACATGGTCGCCGAACTCGTCGACTTGGCACGCGGTGAAGTCGAGCCCGAGCCGCTGCTGGAAACCGACCTGCGTGCGCTGGTCGACAGGGCGATCGCCCGCACTCGCCGGATCGATCCACGGGCGACGATCGACATCCGGGGAGCGAGCTTCGAAGCCACCGTCCGCCCGGCGATGCTCGAACGGGCGATCGCCAACCTCCTGCGCAACGCCGTCCAGGTCAGCGATGACGCCGGTCTGGTTGAGGTAAACCTCGCCGAGTGCGACGGGTGGGCGACGGTGCGCGTGCTCGACCGCGGACCGGGCATTGCCGAGCACGACCTGCCAAGGCTGTTCGAGCGGTTCTACCGTGGCGACAGCGCGCGTGGGCGGCATGGCTCCGGGCTGGGACTGGCGATCGTCGCCCAAGCCGCGGAGCAGCACGGCGGGAGCGCCGATGCGGCCAACCGCGATGGCGGCGGCGCCGTGTTCACTCTGCGGATTCCGGCACGTCAGGGCTAA
- a CDS encoding efflux RND transporter periplasmic adaptor subunit: MTDQATEIDAEIDEPHRRPRRSRLLWLGLGVLAVAGAGTGYWYTTQDEAADATSQEADRAVATAEVGRDTISDTRSFDGTLGHGEAFTVVTAGQGVITGIVDQGTEVERGTELFRLDQQPVVALHGAVPMYRDLRPGAVGADVEQLISNLTELGYADCEAEDEFTWCVEVAVQEWQEDIGADETGLVAQTDVVFVADGGRVDTIHTGVGGVVSQGSPVLDLTGSDHIVSLDVDVRDRDLLAVDTAVAVRLPGGDEVDGQVSAANVVPTGSGGDGSEGSEDAVARVEITLDEAVDEALLGSPADVIIEVDERVDVLTVPVIALLALPGGGHGVEVVADDGTTDLVPVETGLFAGGHVEVTGDGIDEGTVVQVAGR; the protein is encoded by the coding sequence ATGACTGACCAGGCAACGGAGATCGACGCGGAGATCGACGAACCACATCGCCGTCCTCGCCGGTCCCGCCTGCTATGGCTGGGTCTCGGCGTGCTGGCGGTGGCCGGCGCGGGTACGGGCTACTGGTATACCACTCAGGACGAGGCGGCGGACGCCACGAGCCAGGAGGCGGATCGGGCGGTCGCGACGGCGGAGGTTGGCCGGGACACGATCTCGGACACTCGGAGCTTCGACGGGACGCTGGGCCACGGCGAGGCGTTCACCGTGGTCACCGCCGGGCAAGGCGTCATCACCGGCATTGTTGACCAGGGCACCGAGGTCGAACGCGGCACCGAGTTGTTCCGGTTGGACCAGCAACCAGTCGTCGCCCTGCACGGAGCGGTCCCGATGTACCGCGATCTGCGGCCCGGAGCCGTGGGTGCCGACGTCGAGCAACTCATCTCGAACCTGACCGAGCTCGGCTACGCCGATTGCGAAGCCGAAGACGAGTTCACGTGGTGCGTCGAGGTAGCCGTCCAGGAATGGCAGGAAGACATCGGCGCCGACGAGACCGGTCTGGTGGCGCAGACCGATGTGGTGTTCGTTGCCGACGGCGGCCGGGTCGACACCATCCACACCGGCGTCGGCGGTGTCGTCAGCCAGGGGTCGCCGGTATTGGACCTCACCGGCTCCGACCACATTGTCAGTCTCGACGTGGACGTGCGAGACCGTGACCTCCTCGCCGTGGATACCGCCGTCGCGGTTCGCCTGCCGGGTGGAGACGAGGTCGACGGCCAGGTGAGCGCGGCCAACGTCGTTCCGACGGGTTCAGGAGGGGACGGCTCCGAGGGCTCCGAGGATGCCGTCGCTCGCGTCGAGATCACCCTGGACGAAGCGGTGGACGAGGCTCTGCTTGGTTCCCCCGCGGACGTGATCATCGAGGTCGACGAGCGCGTCGACGTGCTCACCGTCCCCGTGATCGCCTTGCTGGCACTACCAGGGGGTGGTCACGGCGTCGAGGTGGTAGCCGACGACGGCACTACCGACCTTGTTCCGGTGGAGACCGGGCTGTTCGCTGGCGGCCACGTCGAGGTCACCGGCGACGGCATCGACGAAGGCACCGTCGTACAGGTGGCGGGCCGATGA
- a CDS encoding ABC transporter ATP-binding protein — MNEAVVHLEVVSRVYPGNPPVRALDRVNLTIRAGEMVGIVGPSGSGKSTMLNILGTLDRADAGAVHIDGHDIATLSDRQLSALRAHRIGFVFQQFFLSPGVTALDNVADGILYTGLSLRKRRIRARRTLERVGLGDRAHHRPHELSGGQKQRVAVARALVGKPAILLADEPTGALDSASGAAVIKLLHELHDAGTTIVVITHDHGIARELPRQVHILDGRIESDERAYGGPRGSRYHHGAPRKVGR, encoded by the coding sequence ATGAACGAGGCGGTTGTACATCTGGAGGTGGTCTCACGGGTCTATCCGGGCAACCCGCCGGTGCGAGCGCTGGACCGGGTCAACCTGACCATTCGCGCCGGAGAAATGGTCGGCATTGTCGGGCCTTCGGGGTCGGGCAAGTCCACCATGCTGAACATTCTCGGTACGCTCGACCGGGCCGACGCCGGCGCCGTGCACATTGACGGGCATGACATCGCGACCCTCTCCGACCGGCAGCTCTCAGCTTTGAGGGCACACCGGATCGGGTTCGTTTTCCAGCAGTTCTTCCTCTCTCCTGGTGTCACTGCCCTGGACAACGTCGCCGATGGGATCCTGTACACCGGGTTGTCTCTGCGCAAACGCCGGATCCGGGCACGTCGCACTCTGGAACGGGTCGGGCTCGGAGACCGGGCCCACCATCGGCCTCATGAGTTGTCGGGCGGACAGAAACAACGCGTGGCCGTAGCCCGCGCTCTGGTCGGGAAGCCAGCGATCCTGCTCGCGGATGAGCCGACCGGAGCGTTGGATTCGGCATCTGGGGCGGCGGTCATCAAGCTCCTTCACGAGCTGCACGATGCCGGCACCACCATCGTCGTCATCACCCATGATCACGGCATTGCCCGAGAACTACCGCGACAGGTCCACATCCTCGACGGCCGAATCGAATCCGACGAGCGGGCTTATGGTGGACCCCGCGGGTCGAGATACCACCATGGCGCACCGAGGAAGGTGGGCCGGTGA
- a CDS encoding ABC transporter permease → MITPKPAPPHMRPADTLRVAFSGLRTRPLRAVLSALGIAVGIAAMVAVVGISASSQEQVNQQLRELGTDMLTVQAGTSFRSDEAKLPEDSVDMVSRIEQVAAVSAIGTVNDAAVYRNELIDPNQTNALAVYAAHTDLLAAVSGTLDEGRWLDDALAAYPAVVLGATAAELLGITRTDGSVEVWLGGHWFTVVGILDPTPLAPELDMSAMIGWPVAQELLGFDGSPTTVYERSHESDVDDIRALLPATVNPANPEEVAVSRPSDALAAQVAVDETLTTLLLALGGVALLVGGIGVANTMVIAVLERRSEVGLRRALGATRAHVRRQFLGESILLAGLGGIGGAVLGGVVTAAFAYSRGWSLALPIWVLGGAAGATVLVGALAGVYPAARAARMPPTAALASA, encoded by the coding sequence ATGATCACTCCCAAGCCTGCCCCTCCGCACATGCGCCCAGCTGACACCCTGCGGGTGGCCTTCTCGGGGCTGCGGACGCGACCCCTGCGCGCGGTGCTATCCGCGCTGGGGATCGCGGTCGGCATCGCGGCGATGGTCGCCGTCGTCGGGATCTCGGCCAGCAGCCAGGAGCAGGTCAATCAGCAACTGCGTGAGCTGGGTACTGACATGCTCACCGTCCAGGCGGGGACCTCCTTCAGGAGTGATGAAGCCAAGCTGCCCGAAGACAGCGTCGACATGGTTTCCCGGATCGAGCAGGTCGCAGCGGTCAGCGCAATCGGCACGGTCAATGACGCTGCCGTCTACCGCAACGAGCTCATCGACCCGAACCAGACGAACGCGCTCGCCGTCTATGCTGCTCACACGGATTTGCTCGCTGCGGTCAGCGGCACTCTCGACGAGGGGCGATGGCTCGACGATGCCTTGGCCGCCTACCCCGCCGTGGTGCTCGGTGCCACCGCTGCCGAGCTGCTGGGTATCACCAGGACCGACGGCAGCGTCGAGGTGTGGCTCGGCGGCCACTGGTTCACCGTCGTCGGGATCCTTGATCCGACACCCCTGGCGCCTGAACTGGACATGTCGGCCATGATCGGCTGGCCTGTGGCCCAAGAGTTGCTCGGGTTCGACGGTTCACCCACCACCGTCTACGAACGGTCCCATGAGTCCGACGTCGACGATATCCGCGCACTCCTGCCCGCCACCGTCAACCCGGCCAATCCCGAAGAGGTGGCCGTCAGCCGTCCGTCGGATGCGCTCGCCGCTCAGGTCGCCGTGGACGAGACGCTGACGACACTGCTGCTTGCCCTCGGGGGTGTCGCTCTTCTCGTCGGAGGAATAGGAGTAGCGAACACCATGGTCATCGCCGTTCTGGAGCGCCGCTCGGAAGTGGGTCTGCGTCGAGCCCTCGGCGCCACCCGCGCCCACGTCCGGCGCCAGTTCCTGGGTGAGTCGATCCTGCTCGCGGGTCTCGGCGGGATCGGGGGCGCGGTGCTGGGTGGTGTCGTCACGGCGGCGTTCGCCTATAGCCGCGGCTGGTCTCTCGCTCTTCCGATCTGGGTCCTCGGGGGCGCAGCCGGCGCCACCGTCCTCGTGGGCGCGCTGGCCGGCGTCTATCCAGCGGCCCGAGCTGCCCGGATGCCGCCCACCGCAGCCTTGGCCTCAGCCTGA
- a CDS encoding cytochrome P450, with protein sequence MGPPGTLPFLGDLIAFGSDRLGYLSRVADRDGDVARIRLGPYQCWLVTHPDDVKAVLVDHTDRFRKGPVLQRARFVLGDGLLTAEGEVHRRHRKLVQPAFHPQRIGGYAETMIARAADTSGHWVPGVPLDLHAETVRLTLASAGSALLGADVGDDDVRTVEAAIADLISAYKLAFVPFGWKLERVPVGPIRQLRRGREKLYSVVDHVIEARKSTPADAGDLLSSLVHPVDGEQLSDDEIRDHATTLLLAGHETTANALAFAFHLLAYHPAVECRVQDEIDSVLDKDVPDPDDADRLPLCQAVISESLRLYPPSWMMARQALRELRLGDHVVRAGDLVLLSQWLVHRDPRWWPDPEMFRPDRWLDGSSKQRPRWSYFPFGAGVRRCIGAEFASTEGVLALATIARRWRLRPVPERRLVLDPLITLRPRDGLWLRPQLRRPR encoded by the coding sequence ATGGGCCCGCCAGGCACGCTGCCGTTCCTCGGGGACCTCATCGCGTTCGGCTCCGATCGGCTCGGCTATCTGTCGCGTGTCGCCGACCGCGACGGTGACGTGGCCCGGATCCGCCTGGGACCGTACCAGTGCTGGCTGGTGACACATCCCGACGATGTCAAGGCTGTGCTTGTTGATCACACCGATCGGTTTCGTAAAGGACCGGTGCTTCAGCGGGCTCGTTTCGTCCTGGGCGACGGACTTCTGACGGCGGAAGGCGAGGTTCATCGGCGGCACCGCAAGCTGGTGCAACCGGCGTTCCACCCGCAGCGGATCGGCGGTTATGCCGAGACGATGATCGCCCGCGCCGCGGACACGTCGGGGCACTGGGTGCCGGGCGTCCCGCTGGATCTCCACGCGGAGACGGTGCGCCTGACGCTGGCCTCCGCGGGATCCGCGCTGCTGGGCGCCGATGTCGGCGATGACGACGTGCGTACGGTGGAGGCCGCGATAGCCGATCTGATCAGTGCGTACAAGCTGGCGTTCGTACCCTTCGGCTGGAAGTTGGAGCGAGTCCCAGTCGGCCCGATCCGGCAGCTGCGTCGTGGCCGGGAGAAGCTGTACAGCGTCGTCGACCACGTCATCGAGGCGCGTAAGTCCACGCCTGCAGATGCGGGAGACCTCCTCTCTTCGTTGGTCCATCCAGTCGACGGTGAACAGCTGTCCGATGACGAGATCCGCGACCACGCGACCACACTTCTGCTGGCCGGACACGAGACGACCGCAAATGCGCTCGCCTTCGCCTTCCACCTTCTGGCTTACCACCCAGCCGTCGAGTGCCGGGTACAAGACGAGATCGACAGCGTCCTGGACAAGGATGTCCCCGATCCGGACGATGCCGACCGCCTGCCGTTGTGCCAGGCGGTGATCTCCGAGTCGCTGCGGCTGTATCCGCCGTCGTGGATGATGGCCAGGCAGGCACTGCGAGAGCTTCGGCTGGGTGACCACGTTGTCCGAGCCGGAGACTTGGTCTTGCTGTCGCAATGGCTCGTGCATCGTGATCCGCGCTGGTGGCCGGACCCGGAGATGTTCAGGCCGGATCGGTGGCTCGACGGCAGTTCCAAGCAGCGACCCCGGTGGTCGTACTTTCCGTTCGGCGCTGGGGTGCGCCGCTGTATCGGAGCAGAGTTCGCCTCGACCGAAGGTGTCCTGGCTCTCGCCACGATCGCACGCCGGTGGCGGCTCCGGCCGGTGCCGGAACGTCGCCTGGTACTGGATCCGTTGATCACCCTTCGCCCGCGTGACGGGTTGTGGCTGCGTCCACAGCTTCGACGTCCGCGCTGA